From the genome of Plectropomus leopardus isolate mb chromosome 4, YSFRI_Pleo_2.0, whole genome shotgun sequence:
CTCAACTATTTTTACACAAGTTCGCACCTGCTGTCCTTGTCTGTGTTCTCAGTTATGAGGGGGATCCAGTGACTCGTCACCTatggaaaagataaaaatgcagAAGATCATCACTCTTTTGAGAGGCAACTTCTAATTCACGAGCATCACAGCTTCACAAATGTTACTGTTATAACTGTTTTACAAACAAATTATGGAAATGTTAGCTGCAGAGAGAGCTCACCTTTTCTATGGACTTCTTGTTGTTGACAGAGTAGACGATGCAAATCACATTTGCCTATGAGACCAACACAGACGCCCATTAGCCTTTTACCTTGACTCAGCACTTCTCTCTACGTTAACAGGAGAGCATTGATGTACCGACTGACCTTGGATATCTCCTGAAACAACTGCTCATCTGTCTGCTCGGCCTCTGTAGGGGAACGACAAGTGCATTGCAGTTAAATCTAGGGTTGGGCAATACCATAAAATTTGGTTTTGATTCAGTGCCAAGTAAAACAGGCCCAGAATTTGCAAAGATCAATACAGAtaccatttttaaattattaatagcAGCTTATGTAGTACTTTCATATGAGCTTTGTGTGTGCAACTGTATGTAAGTGCACACAGCAAAGAGAAGCAAAGAGTACACGCACGAGATGTCTTCAGGACAATGGAGACACTTTTTCTCATCAAATACAAATGGGTACAACAAGGAAGAAAGAAACCGATCTCATACTTGGTATTGATCCTACTGATGCTAGaattaatctttaaaacaaaaagggtGCACCTGTAGTATCAATATTTTGGTATCAATCCGCTCACCCCTGGTTAAAACCGGTTCTAAAAAAGGTGCTACTTTCTTAATTGgccaggcagaaaaaaagagatgacaTAACTatgtaaatctaaaaaaacactcatgaGCATATTGTACCTGAGTAGTCCACAATGTGTGTAGGAACTCTCTCTGGTGTCACATCTGCAGGTATGGTGATTTCCTCAGCTCGGTAGGGAACCTAGGATGAACACAAATAACACAGTATTCAATAATACAGTTAAATCAATGGTGTCAAAAGATATATATGGAGAGGCATCATCAAGGTTTCCAACATCTGATTTAATTATAATGTATCCATACCACATTTGGGAACTCCTCGCTGACCAGGGACATGATGAGAGATGTCTTCCCCACTTTGGCTGCCGAAgaaggaagaaagaggagaggtcAAATGAGACCGATTGTTCGGTAGATCTTAGCAAACAGTCCACCAAACATTTGCTCGCACACTTGCTACAattcatattaatatttaaacagcTGGGacatcatttattaatttataaggAAAATAACTGTCACTGAGCTGTACAAGCTTTTCAGGCCATGTGACTGGGGCGCAGACTTCACATGATGGACatcacaaacatattttctatGGGTGTGTGTACGAGCTATGAATTGCAGCTTTCATCCTGGCTCTGTTATGAAATTACTGGTCTTCTAcatcttccttttcttttactCAGCCATATAACTGTTCTGTTAATGGTGTTAcaaaatttttttaagaaaaaaaaaaattcacaggaAAAGCTGTCAATTTTATCCCAAACAATATTAATgtgatttcaaatgttttgctaTATGCTGAGAATTGCAATAGTAGGTATTACAgtagttttcagtctgttcatctcacattatttctattgcagcaaaatgtagatactggactaaaaaaaaaaaggcaatggatttttatcatttaataggttaccaaaagttttatttgtatttgcaatattaataactCATATCATAAAATAATTGATACTTGGCATCCATGTATGATACAACAATGCAAtgcaaaatattacaatactatgctgtatcaatGTATTCCCATCCCtataaaaaatactatatttttctttggctctgctgtaaaataataatactgctGATAAAAGAGTATCTCTGTGGACTGTGTTGATTTCATTCACCTGTTTAGGAAAACATAGGACAACCAGCTTATGTAGTTCTTCCATAGGTCAACATGAAGTTCAAATTAGCAACATTTTTCTGGTCTATGTGCATCATGTAATGAAATAGCTATAGTTAGTAGTGCAAtgggaaaagaaaataacaaggTCACCTActgtttttacaaaagttaCAGCAGATGGAGggtatttttaattcattaggGGTCTACAGATTATTGGTCCGGCCAATTactggggccaatatttggcattttgcctatTATCTgtattagcattttattttgatgatcaaagagaaaattaatcaaaaaagtgcaaagaaagtgtcagaatGGGAAGGACTAAAGTCTTTACTGAAATTGTCacttgactttttcttttttttatgctggaaacttgctgtatatgatgctgaaTGTTACAGCtttcattaaacatttgctaaaagcatttcaataaagttttgttttggagtttgatATGTTCCAAACTCTAAATACTGACGGAAAGATTTATAGTTTtcattataaatgcatatcacTTCCAATTATTGATTATCAGTCTCATTATGAACAGTCGGTATTGGTATTGaccatgaaaaaacaatatcggtaaacctctattatttatttgattttttcatgtgtgtccTGGCCAGGTTATGCAGCAATAACTCATCACAGACAACCTGTTTAAAACAGAGTAACACAGAACATTTCACACAATAAGAGAGATCTGAAGTCTGAGGTTAAACCAAAGGACTGACAGTGCTGTGGTCTCAGCATCACATGCTCGGCTGGTAGCATCAGTGCAGGCTGCACATTAAAGGCTGACGCTGCAGACCACCGTACTGTAAGTAATTTGTATCTTTACTTACGCTCTCCCACCAACAATATCCTCACGTCCTTGCGCATCCTCTCCAGCGTCGACAAACTCGGTAATCTGTCGTGTGTGAAACATTTATGCTTCCTGTCGGGATGAAGGGTACAGCCAGCCAGCTCCGCTCGGCCTGGTTCGCTTGCTAACGGCTACGTTTGCATGTCAGCTCCGGTTTACGCTGGTTCCGAGCAGACGGTAACGTTACGCCGTTAAAGAGGGCTGTACAAACCGTGAGAGAAATCCGGGATACTGCCAAAGTGTGTTTACTTTATCAGTCCTGCGGGGttcagtcagtctgtctgtcagtgtagCTCCTGCAGCAGAGCTCAGCTCAGGCAGCGAGCTAATCTTGACTGTTATGACACCATCAGCGGGCGCTAGAGGGCGCGAGACACGCCCCTTTCAGCTGTGAGGGTGAGCAAAGATCGTATATTGTAAAGAGACTCACTCGCCCATCCACACTCGTCCTGCAAGCGAGACTCtttgcaatgtttttaatttcaagaAATACATTGACAAAATTTTgtgaattattatcattattattattactgtttcattcatttatttatactgttgatatttgtatgtgtttttttatctatttatttttaataatattatatttaaactgctattattattttttaaaataatgattattatctattcatttctattattattaaaatgattaaaaaatgaaaattgaaaataaaaagtaaaaaaaaaagaagaatacaATTAcaaaagcaatatatatattatcatatatattatatattatatatttatcaacATGTGTTGCTTTGGGAAAACTAACATATATTACAAAAGGAAAGCTggaagtttttgaaaataactggGGGAGCTTCATGGATTTTCATGAagcaaaatgaagcaaaaaaaagaccaataaaACCAAAGACAGGAGTGGGGTCAGGGCAGTCGGAAATAAGATTAAGTGTTTTTAGCCCATGTACCATATTTGCTGCcaagattattttgtttatatgtaaTATCGTTATAAGTGAAAACCCTAATAaagatattgtttttaaaaaagaaatataatggCTAATTGTGACTTAAAACCAGAGGTGGAAAAAGAATTTGTATGTTTCACTTTGGTAAAAGTACCACCTCAAGATTTTTCTTCAGTTAgtgtacaaaaataatactaGCAAAATCTGGGGTGCTTAAAGTAGGCTAGGCAGAACTGAGTTATTATTACTGGTACTTTGACACGTAAGCAGGATTTTAACGTTACAGTTGAGGGAGGTGGAGCCCATTAGAGTACTTTATATATTGTTGGATAGTTTAATCGAGAGCACAGTAgtatattttataaactgattgttttgtttgtgaaatcTTTTTTGGTAACTACCAACTCCAGCTGTCAGGCCTAAATCtagtgaaataaaacatacaatagGCCCGTTAAGTGCAGTGCTTGAGtgaatgtacttagttacaatCCAACAATACTAAAGgagctttcagtgtttttctgacttcACTCTGTTGGCCGTTAAGATGTCTTGCTATTTTTCCCCAGCACAACAGCGCCTGTCAGCATGCTTTACAGGcatgaaaaataacagcagaagCCATAGGTTTTGCATAGTGagcatacatttattttgagaaCTACACTATCTAAGTACCACATAAGCAGAAGTAATAAAGGCCTAAAAGAGGCCTCATCTTACAGAAAGGACCTCAAGATTAAGCATCATGCAGATGTTGCTTTACGGcctttgcattttcagttttttcacattttcacatatttactAAAACTCAAATTACCACAAACTGCACGGTGAACCCACAGTCTTCAGGTTCCCTGTGGGTCTGGGGGTCCCTGTGGCTGTTTGTCCGCTTGGCTTGGTAGATAATCCACCCTTCCCTATCACAACAGCCTGCCTATGACAATGAAGACATCCAGGTAGAGGCACCTCTGCCATACCTGATATAACCCTCAACTGTCGTGTGTTATACATTAGTACAGCATACTGTATCTTTTTAACCGGAGAGAAATATAAGGTACATACCACAagaatatgtaaaatattaaaagcaaGAATCACTtgtgtatttcatttattaaagtTAAGAAGACATTTCAATTTTATGGAGCTGCACAGACAGCAAAAATGAACCAGtgtgtgaatattttcaaaGTGTGCAAAGtgagtaaaacataaaatacaacattacTACAAACTATTACAAATCATACATAAAACAGTATCCTCCTGCCCTCACCTTATTTCtaataaatacaatatcagTTCCAGTGTATTTATTCTGTATTGCAAAAGAATTATTTGATGTGGTGTCACTATGgcattaaaaattaaagcttGTGATGTGCAGCAACGTCCCAGCTGTGACAGCAACTTCTCCAAGGTGTCACAACGCGGCAAAGACGGTGTAAGCACAGACACTGTCGTTTGTGCAAAGTGTTAGATTTGTCATTGGTGTCAAGCAGTTCTGCCAGTAAAAGGAAGAGTTTGTCTCAGTTTGTTTTATCCTCACCAACAAGTTCAGGAGCACCTTTTGGaagtaattaagtaattttttgtGTCCCAATACAATGCTCATTGCATTCTGAGCTCCTGCACACCAGCAGGAATAAGTGCTCCAGTCATTTCCCTCTTCTCAGGGTGGCCTCATCTGtatcaaaaaagaagaaagaattaGGACTGGATATTCACATGTGATGAACACAGGAAGACATTGTATCAGGAGCATCTTACTAGAGTAGTCCTGTGGGGTCATGGGTTGAGAGATGACCTTCCTAAAGGCCTCCAGCCACTCTTTCTGCTCCTGATCCTGCTCACACATGAACACGTACTGCCTCTCCGGAGTGTGCAGCGTGATGCCACAGTGCCAGCGGCCTCCCCTCGAGCTCCGACCGCTGCTCTCTGAAGCAGAGTAACTGTGGCTCTCTGTACCGATGAAGACGGCCTTCAGCTCTGTGGCATCCTGACAgggacaaaaaacagcacagagacatgcttaaccctttaaaagttgagcttattggtttgatttcttttgaaaacatggaaggaaagcaataacaagaaatgacaaGTTAGCAAGAAGTTGAAGAAAATTACCGGAAataagcagtttttaaaaaaaaaagaataaaaagaggaaatgacttttaaaaaaaattctcaaataaaaaataattattacaaaTAGGCTGTACATATTTTCTTTGTAGCCTCATATTAAATACATtatcacaaatattgatttctcaatatttccctctagttatttgatcattttgccatgattctctctctctcttttaagcTGATTGCTTTTCttccccatattttttaaagaatttttgaATCAAATGATTTacttttcaaaggtttaaacgcttgtgaaaggtgtcagaACACTGtgcaagaaaacagatgtcgatccaggtttcagagggttaagaggatgttttttttttctacacaatCACTTTTCGTGCACTCTTTGGACACCGGGGTACTATTTAGTAATTACCagtggacttttaaaatacagaagCTTTCTGTTCATCGAACACAGTGTGAACCACCGCTTCTTGAATGGCTCCCGAAGCTAAAGAGAACAAGACAGACGAGACAAACAGGACACAATTAATCAAATTCATTTGTCAGATATAACtaatgtaaataaatcaaaaacatttctgtaataAGCTCAGGTATTTGACAAACCGTTGGGCCAGTTTTCTCCATGTACCCCTCCTTCAGGCAATGTTTTGTTAGCTGCGGTATTAACTGTGTGAAAAGACACAGGCAAGAGTTAAATCAGCAAAAGTTGAACACTTCAACAACCAATCCGAGCTAAATCTTTAGAAGTTTTGTCTCACGTCATTATCTCGAAGAGTAGGATGTTTCTTCTGGAGGTAAGCCAAGCGTGTTGCTCGAATAGCATTGAACAAGGACACAATGGCCTATATGGCATCAGATATAAGAGAGTATATCAGGAATATATGCAATGCAAAATAGAACATAAAAGCTGCAGTGGACACACAAATTAAAGTAGGTAACCGTTGACTAGAAACGTTTTAGGAGCCAAGAggaacaggatttttttttggttaacatCCAGACTTTTTGTAGTTTAATGGCAGTGCTGTAATGGGATTTGTCAACACATTAAAGAAACTTAAAAGGGCCGGTTCATCCCCCCCTTTCCCTTTaggtacagtacttgagtaaatgtacttgagATTCAAAGGTAAGGACTTCATACATGCACGTTAGAAATGTATctgttaaaagtgaaaatggcACTTGAGCTGACCTGTCCTTTCTCGTGATAAACAAACAGATTCCTGGTGCGTTCTTCATGCACGTAGGAGATCTGCAGGCCGTGAGCGTGACTGATCTTTTCTGGCTGGAAAACTGCATTCAGGTCCTTCATGGAGATGACAGCTTTAGGAAGCTTGGACTTGGTTTTAATAAGATGATTGGGGgaagaagtttaaaaaagattagAAACGAAAAAAAATTGACGGTACGCTCATAAAACATTGTAGATTAAATGACAATATGACAAAACTCACATCTTCTTTAATGAAGTATCTGAGGGTGAAGTCTTTCCGGGACAGCTGGAAGATCCTCTTTAGAAACTGCTTGTTGTCTTTGCCCTTTTTCCATAGTGTTGACTCAAACACATCTGAGTTTGAAACATCAAACcaataaaatatatagagaGTGACTAATCTTCTCATATGgcctttaattaaaaacattaaagcacaTAATTGTCAATACTTTGCTaatgaaaatacttttatgTCAGTATGATGGCAGAATAATTACCTGAGCAATAGATTTGCTGATAGTAGTTGTTTTCTCCCGTGAATTCTCTTCTTTCATACTTTGCGCGGATCCACTGATCCTTAAGAACacttaaaacaaagcaaaaacacccATTATTGTTTCCTGATGAATGAGTTATTCATACAGTCTGTACTAATAGCTCCACTTTGGTATCCAACTCCCAGTGTTTGTTCCTCTTTCTGTAGCTCTCCAAAGTCATTCAGTAAAAATAGTTCACTTTCCACTTCCACTGTGTTAATGAGGTGAATGGTGGGCGAGTGTGGTGACGGTCACTCACATGCAGTCTTTTTGTTGTGGGCAGTAGAAGAAGGCAGGGACACACTTCTCATAAATGGCTTTTGCTGCAGAATTCCCCCTCTCTCGCATGAACTGAAACCGCAGCATGGGAGatttatattaaaacacaatCCCAACATTTCATATTTGTAGATCCGTTTCTTCAAGAGCAGGACTCCTCGATATATAAGACAACTGATTtcattaaactgaaaaaataaatgatcagaAATGTAAACACGTGAATGTATCCCCAGTATTAAAGGCTAACTTTGGTTTTCCAAATTGAAACCTATTTTGATggagacaaacattttttgaaactggtcaACTACTGAAAGAGACTGTCACAACCAGCATCCCCgaaacaagctgcaatgtaaTCCCTGTGGGCAGCTGAGCATTGTAAATGAAAATCctctaaaagtgcttgtttttgccactgatgagttcagattgttattctaagtgtctgacaacattatggaaaggatccccaAAGAGAtagaactttttcttttcttcaatccTCTTTGTTTAGCCAGAAACACCTCCAAAATTGCTATCAGCAAACCCACCAGACAACagttaaataaactgtaatttcatcattgtaaaacattcattcaaagtcgacagaagctaaataaaactcagaaaagccctctttgtttgtcttttgactgttccaacaatcaccaactcagGTTTGGTTGAAATTGATCTTTAATTCACCCCGTTAGATGCGAAAATACGTTGGCACttaaatttactgtttatttaaatgtagtcTAGTGTGTTTTGTGATGGCAAATTAggggctgtttctggtaaaCAAAGGGAATCTTACCCTTTATCAAAAAGGTCATGAGGTTGTCAGATATTTAGAATGACAATCTGAGtgtcaaaaacaagcactttcattGGATGTACACTGACGGTGGTCAATTGCCcaaagtggttacattgcaatAGGTTtccctgctgctggctgcagcaaCCTCGCTCAATACTGGCCCAggtaagaaaatacaaaagtttCCTTTTAAGTGGGctgtgcaaatgtttttaatttatgcaaattgaataaatgaattaataaacaCATGTTGTCATCTATTCAACAACAAACCTTTACCTCTACTAATGAATCGTCCCAGAGATCCAGACGTATTGATTTGACTTTGCTGACAGCAGGTATGTTGCGATGCATCCCCGAGCAGTTCAGGCACAGAAAGATACCAAGAGTGTAGGACGCCCAGTCAGGATCTGAGACCAAAACCAATATATTTGTCACAATGTTTACACTGTGAGAAGGAACTGAATATAATACAACCTCTAGCTGTGTGAGCAGTAAATACAGACCACAATACATTAAagataatataataacataacataatacaataacattttctagtgcactgtaaaatcgcagaagttgattttacttagaAATTGAGGAAACTTATTgccttaaaataattaaataaacataactaattcattattattaaatcatttgttgtttgtctttccCTGTCATCCACATTAAATCTCCTCGTCAGTGATTTGGACAAACAGTTGGGAAGTCATACCACAGAATACACAGTAGCCACCACTTCCCCTTATGAAAGTTGATATAAAACGTGACCCCGCTATAAAATATGGCTTTACAGATAGTTCTGTTAACAAACAACATCACTTGACCTGGTGGAGCAGGCTACTGTTTATTATTCTGTCCACTTAAGTGAAGAAACGTGCTTACTCGCACAGAAATCTGGTATAATCATCTCTGACAAAACACTTATTGTTGGAAATCAAACAATTTTACTGTGATACTGACTGAATATATTATGTTTATGAATCTTTGTCAGTGTACTCACCAGGAGCTCCACAGTCGGCACACGTGTTGTTACCTGGCTGTCGCACCATATCAAGCAggattttgttatttctttccAGACTAGCCATAGGTGAAGGTAGTTTGCTTCAGTCAGATTGAGCGTTGAGTCCAACAAAAGAGCCACAAGGTGTTAACTCCATTTTAGTTCCACGCGTTGAATGGTTCAGAGCTGCTCGGCTCTGCGGCAGGTGAAAAACCTCATTTCTTGTCAGCGGTTGGTCGCCCTGCGTTTCCTCTTACCAGCACAGCATCATGAAGTTTATTGTTCTGCACACAAATGCAGAGGTCCAGAAATAACTGGGAAAGGAAGTGAAACAAACGTCACCATGTAACAGGGTTACAGTATGATACTGATAGGTTTGTGTGTAACCCATAACTGTGAGTCTGACTGGTGTAGGTGAGGTATTGTCATGTTGGGACAGGTACACTGTAAATatctgaaatgtgtcttttcaatttaagaatatttgaaataatttcaattAGTTAATTCAGTTAAATGAAATTCAGGGTGGGCATAACAAAAACATCTCTTTAGGAGGCTTTGTAGATAAATATACTGAGAAATTAACATTCTAAAACCACTCTTTCATACCTGTAACAATTTACAATTTACTTCTTTAGGTAGCCTATGTGCAGGCTCTAAAAGTTTTTGGTCCCCCACACTTGTTTACAACTCATTATGCTCTTCCTTCTTTTACCATTTGTTAAAGCAGGACAAATTTACCTTTTTTAGTATTATATGGATTTTGATGACATCCTAATTTCCTGTAGAGCTCCGTTCAATTTTAAGCAAGCAGAAGTCTTATCAGCCAAACTTAATGAACATAGCTGTGAGAGTGTTTTTTCTGGGCCTTTTTAAGGACAAACCCACAAAAATAGTCTAATCAGCAATCTGACAGTGCATTGACCTTATGCAGCCTGGCCCTTTTATCCTTTGTTCCACTTCtggttttgtattttaactTCTGGTTGCTATTGCCGGCTGTTCACAATCACTTCACACATATACATTTCCCTAACTTGAGAACACATTTTTGTGGAGTTCATATGGCCTGACTCTACATAATGCGAAACAAACCGACTCCCACTGTAGACAGGGAGttacaacacaaaataatggaGGCTGAGCACTTCCTTTTTGCTGAAACGCATGAGGTCAATACAGATGGCTGAAAGATTGGTGTATTTACATCACCATTTAAAGCTGTGTTAATATATTCAAGACACTGGGGGCAATAGAAAGGCAAAACAAGCTGATAAACATACAGTtttcacacacgcacgcatgcacacactcatacacacacacacactttagctAGGTCCTATATAGGTAATGAACTAATTCAGTCTACAGTCCTGCAAAGAGCCCACCTTCATGACGGTTATTGAAAGTGTTTTACAGAGGTGTTGGGTCAAAATCATGGTCATCTGGAGGCTGTAGTTTGCAGGGATGGAAGAAACATTaagatgttttaattaaaagtagCAACACTACAATGTAACCATAttttgttacaagtaaaagtccaaCATTCAAATTCTTACTCAGGTAAAGGCATATGCATAATATTACCAAGTATCAAAAGGGCCCATGAGGCAGCAGAATAGTGAATCAGTGGTTCATTACTTTGTAAGCAGCATTGTCATACTGTACCTGTTGGAGGTGAAACAAATCTGAATTATTTACTGTAGGCTTTATATGGCTGGGTAGGTTAATTTGAAtcaatttgacatatttttataaactataagccacattttttgtgtgcagaatCTTAACCAGCAAAATAACTAACACTGAAATTAATACAATGGACTAAAAGGTACAATATTTCCATCCAAAATGTGGCCTAGTGGGGCAGAAGTATTAAGTGTTTAACAGAAACACTCTGGGacctcaaaactgtacttaGGCCAATGAACATTTCTTCATTAAATATACTTAGTTGCCTTCCAAAACTAGTGCGGAGCATGGTAATTGccagtattaaaaataaataggcCTAATTAAAGTACTAGATAAAGAAATTAATAGGCATGTGCCATTATATATaccaaaaataatattgaaaataaatgtagactttaattaattgataaaatatGATTGAATATGAgcaaatttatattttgatatatttcattaatttacCTTTGTATTCATTtctcttaatttaatttcattaatttaaaaa
Proteins encoded in this window:
- the LOC121942211 gene encoding arf-GAP with dual PH domain-containing protein 2-like; its protein translation is MASLERNNKILLDMVRQPGNNTCADCGAPDPDWASYTLGIFLCLNCSGMHRNIPAVSKVKSIRLDLWDDSLVEFMRERGNSAAKAIYEKCVPAFFYCPQQKDCIVLKDQWIRAKYERREFTGENNYYQQIYCSDVFESTLWKKGKDNKQFLKRIFQLSRKDFTLRYFIKEDSKLPKAVISMKDLNAVFQPEKISHAHGLQISYVHEERTRNLFVYHEKGQAIVSLFNAIRATRLAYLQKKHPTLRDNDLIPQLTKHCLKEGYMEKTGPTLREPFKKRWFTLCSMNRKLLYFKSPLDATELKAVFIGTESHSYSASESSGRSSRGGRWHCGITLHTPERQYVFMCEQDQEQKEWLEAFRKVISQPMTPQDYSNEATLRRGK